In Tripterygium wilfordii isolate XIE 37 chromosome 17, ASM1340144v1, whole genome shotgun sequence, the genomic window CTTTCTAGGCTCTAGCTCTAAGAGCCTCACCTATCAGCATCTCATCTTTGGGAAAGAGATCAGCAAATATCGATACCCTCTTCTCCTCATGTCATGTGATTATCATAGAGGGTAGCATCAGAATTTAACTTTGTGAAGTTTTCTGTGGGACTACTCCAAACGTGTAAACATCTACAAATCCTTTTGTGCTCGAGAGTTGCACAAGGTCCATCCATTGACCACTGTGAGCGACTATGTTTCTGGGATATCATAATGCTTACGTTTGACCACCATGATTGTTGAGTGTTGATTGTTTCCAAAGAACaagaattttaattataattgatAGGCGTTCTTTCCAAGCTCGTGCATCGTGTTTAATACCCACCACTCAGTCATAAGCCCATAACTTATTTAACGGGCTACATCAGTTTAATAGGCTTCTTGACATTTGTGTTAAAATTGGTAAGATCGGACACTAAGATCGTAAAAGCTCACCAAAATAAGGTTTTTTGAAACGATCTAAATCGTTTTGCTTATCTAAGATCGATCTAAATCGCGATTTTGACAACTATGACCATAGAGATGGTGTCTTGGGCTGTGGCCTTGTTTCGCAATTCCCAATGTACCGGGCTTCTCTATTTCGCATTATTTTGGTTGGCAATGTTTTTTAGGGTCGTGCATTATcgacttatctttttatttagcatggctccaCGTCAACTAATACTTAGATTTACATTTCCAAAAGCCCCCAcggctatgttttagtttaagtttgtaaagcacgcctacaTCCCAGGATGTATCTCTTTTCAATGAAGATCTTGATGTATTCCAACAatgcgttgtttttcatttcattctaaTATGAGCTCTTTTTATTTCGGTGATTAGtcttatgttttccttttttttcagaTTGACACTCTaggcattttaagtccttttcccAGAAGGTAAACCTCGAGCTAGcagcttgtgttctctaactacgCAGAGTCTGTTTGATGTAGAGGTTAAATTAGGTGCAGAATCCTACAAAtcatcctatcaaatcctttggccTGACAGCAAGCCTTGGCTCACCTGCAAATCCAACATTCATATCCACAAAACTCCTATTCCTAACAACCAAAATTGTGAGATCTCCTGTCCAGAGTAAAAGTCGATAAACAGTAACACAtcctttattacattgttcttGTGTAACacatgcctaatttcaatattttaataaaatctttacttttttgaaaaatattgtaaTTATATTGTTATAATATCATGCTGTCAAGGAATTTCACATCAAACACTATTTACATAGCCTATATAtagtaattacattattttcaagaacaatataattttaataaaatactgAAAACAGCCCAATTTTTAGTCTATAATCTCTATTCCATTGTTTGGAACAATGAATATATGTTCTACCATGTAAAATGCTTTCCAAAAAGATACATTGttgatatatttttcattgCCGTCTTAATtactttgtttttgaaaataatataataacatCTAGAACACTCAAAAGTAATGAAATTccattggttttcttttttaaattacactattattcaaaaacaatgtaactaAGAATGATCAGATAAAAACTATCGAcaatgggtcttattggaaatAATTTTAATCGTTAATtccaaatatgtaaaaattatttcgaaatctaacatgtattttgatagataaaatgttttgaaaattctttttgggaaaaaaattaaaccaaCAATATCGTAATGCAGGCTCgttttaaaattcatttttgtCATGTCACCTGTTTAGATGGCAATGTTTGCCATGTCACCTGCTTAGATGGCAATGCTACAGGAACTTGGGAAGGGTTGAGCTGAAAAAACTCAAGATAGTTAGCagcattgttttttcttttggagtAGGTATTTGTTTGGGCTTAACGTCTTTTATTGGCCATGCCCTTGGAGAATTCCTCtctcttacccaaaaaaaaaaagaaaaagctgtgtaaaattggaagaaaaacaCATCAAGTCCAAGTCTTCTATAATTTTAAGAAACAAAAGTTAATTTGCATGCGACATGTTCTTGAAATGCTATGTTCGatttattttcctttcacaAAAATTATTACCATAATCCAatgattttcttaaaaaaatagtCCTTTACATATTTTGCATCACTTTATATAGTCAGACAATTACCTTCACAAACTGATTTTTTTACTTGAAAAGAAAGcttattttacttttataaACAAAGAATCGAATAAAAATTACATTTTTGTCGTCCTACATTGAAAAAGATATAGGTGTTCTTCCCTCACTTcccttttatcatttttaacaAATAGAATAtgcaatttatttatttccctAAAGGGGTACcaaaaaaactagaaaaataaTGTCTAGCGATCAGTAATAGAGGAAAATTTTATAATCCTTACTATTCATTATGCTTAATACTTAATAGGTTTAATAGAAGTCAATTACGAAAACCAACAAGAGGTGGcccggttgacaatcgactgagttaaacatatgtgttcaagattcgattccaatgaaaaaacatatttctcaatgatatttaaaaaaaagaagtcaatTACAAATAATAGTATAGCTTTTGTTTTGTGTAACACGAATAATAGTATAATACcataaagaaataaattagAAATTGATAGGCCTCTCTGCACATATgaagatttatatgtttttcttttgaagctacatttttttaaataaggttaaaaaatatgtttctcattaaaATCACACATatatgtttaaactttaaacacatatgtctaattcaACCGATTGTCAACCAAAACTTTActtctcattagaatcgaatATTTAACACACATATGCTTAAACCTTGAATGcatatatgtctaactcaaCCAATTGTTAACCGAAACACCCAATGAAATTGTCTACAACATTACCACATCACTACATTTCTGGAAAactcaaataaaattttttttaaaaaaagcagCAAACACCTACAACGAAGGAACATTAaacttttgaaattttaaaaagaaaagatccAAAAACCCTCCATATGCAGAAAACCACAATTTGTACCACCCAACTTTCCAAGGTACATTGCCTTCTCAACCATGTTACACAATAAGAAAAGATTATCAATTCCATCAGGCCGACCCGTCATATctaaaaattagaaaacaatCCAAGAACAAAATTATTTATTGAAGCTAAACCCTTTACAATCAGTTTTCATCATCACAAAATTGATATTCATCTTCGCACTCATACAACCAGTTTTTTTCACCACAAAATGGATAATCACCAGTGAGTACTCAGTTTCTTGCAAGTTTCTAGGATCCAAGAGCTTGAGTAAGCGGTCGCATTGGCCAACCAAGGAGCGGAGGTGATCCTGGTGGAGTCGTATCTCTACCAGGAGAGAAAAGGCTCAGTTCCACGTATGTCCCGGTCGAGGTTGCATCTCTCTCATAAGTCCGGAAAGAAATAGATCCACGCTTGGTTGAAGCGTCTGAGGTTCTCCCAGGGCTAATTCGACCACTTTCTTCCATGTGGCTTTGGTTAGCAATAAGAGAGATGGTTTCATTATGATCATCAGTAATCAATCTTCTGCCCTCCAAATCCTGTAGGTTCAGGGCCAAAGAATCTGCAACCGGACAGTACACAAGCACGCATATACACACCCCGACACAAGGTACAAGGGCAAGAAAAGCCAAGAAAGCAAGAGCTTCAAATAGAAAATGCTCTGGATGATATAAAACAGATAGCCCAAGTAAAAGAACCCTCAATGGAAGGAAACACGACACAGCAAATATTAAGGTATAAACTCTCTTCTGTAGGCCCTTATTGATCACCAATTTCAAAATGCTCCTTCCCAGCCAAAACAAATAGAGAGTTAGGATGGTAGCAAAAAACCCTAGAAGTATAGTACTCAGTAAAGGGTATGTGCAGAAGGCAACATCATCACTGGCAGCATTTGTGTTCCCACGATGATCAGCTGTCATTGTGAAATAATGCGGCAACTTCCGCAGGGAACTCCTATCCTTATCTAATTGGGGTCCAATTAGAATAACACAGAGCTGAAGAATGAAAACAGGGAAGCAGTAAACAAGAACATATCCCACTGTCCTTCCATTCCCCTTTTGGTTTAGAATTCCAGACTCCATCTGTAAGGAAGCACGAAGGAGAAATATGAGGGTGAGAAATAGGCAGGGTTCTGCAAATCCCAGATTCGAAACAATATATCCTTTGCAAATATTTTCTTGCCATTTCAGGTTGAGCGCATTCAACAATCTTCCCTCACGTCTCAACAAGCTTAACCGAAGAATCTCGCCAAAACCCCACCAGATAGCAAACAAAATTAGTATTATCCGGACAATCCAAGGACCACTGAAATAACTGAGTTGACTAAAGCCTTGACTACGAATACGAGCACGGAAGTAAATTAAGTAGACAATACACAGCAATCCAAGAAGAATCAAGATAGCAACTAGACAAATTGTCACCACACCGAATGCATCGGCAGCAAATCTCGTCAGGGGCATTACCCGAAGCACAGATTCCACGCATGCTCCCTACCAGCAAGGATACAAGAAATGCTGCGGTATATAACACCCGTCCCAGGATGTACGTTAAATATTAGCAGCTTCCAAGGTTAGAGTGGCTGAGATTTATCAAAAACAATTTGATAACATACAATTTCTCAGAGCAATGCTTTGTGAAGCTCCAAGCAAGATTCATCCAACATCTCTCACCGGTCCTGTAAAATCATTACCACTTACCATGTAAATGTAAATTGTAATAGTCCAAACTGAGTTAACTTGCAATCACTTGGATACTATGAACTCCAGCATCACATATATTTATTAATCCCGGACAAATCAtgtgaagaagagaaagaaaaatccGCAAGACAACAAAGActaaggaaaaggaaagaagcatcgttatatataaattattaaatttgcCAAGTCATGACAGATGTATATAGTGCATTGTTGTGTCATAATGAATATGACGTCACCCACGCTAAATAGTATTTCAGAAACTTGCAAAAACTTTCAGGCAAAAACTCCCaggcaaaaaaataataaagaaattcaagaaTACATATAGTCTTCCCaccataaaaattattttaataactAGATGCCCTTGAATAACTTACCATGCATATAAATGTTAAATACTTAAATTCATATACCACTTAAAGAATAAAAGCTTACAACCAACTTACATAGGCTAAGCACTATCCTTATTAGCACTGAACATATTTCTACTTACTATACCATCATTGAAACATGGATTTGCTTACGAATATGGCACATTGAAGTAGAATGATTATATTAACCTAAACATTCACCTAGCTGCAGAGACACAATATGTATTACCGCTCACTATAGCATCGCCGATAAATCAAGTATCCATGAACAACTCATCTAACCATTACTCTCCAAAACCAAGATTCCATCccgataaaaataaaatataaagcaCAAGAATGTTCATACTAATTGCCAAGCGCATCCTTTTTTCCCAGTTACCTATGCACAATTTCTGTCTTCTCTGATTCAAATAGCCAATAAACAACCATACATGTAGTTGAATTCATTAACTGTAACAAAAAAACTGAAATaacacaaaaggaaaaaattttaagaaaaaaaaaactgaaaaaacatCAAAGGAGCAAAAGAGACTATAAATCAAACTTTCTTATCAATATACATGAAAAATACTGGTATTTCACCTTGACCAGCACTGCATGAACCGTGATATCAACACTAAAATACCACAAAATAACAGAAAACACAACCTCATTGACAGAAATAAATAAAGAACCCTAATTTCCATAATAAACAGCGAGAAAAGAACCAGAATGAgccaaacaaacaaatcaaacgAGAGCTTACGCAGAGTAGAACCTTGATCTGGCGAACCCGAAAGGAGATTCCGGAAACCAATGAACACGATCAGCTAACCCTAACTGGAACAGCGAAAGAatccgagagagagagaaagcgagcgaagagagaaagagaggagagagggacAAAGAGAACGTAGTTAGGGAATAGGTGAGTGGGACTTTGTTGGTGACAGCCTGTCTCCAGCTGGGTCGTACGAGCCTCCAGGCTCGTAATCAAGTCATTGGCTCGGGTTCTTTCCCGGACCTACGTGGATCTTCCTTGGCGGCGTTCACGGCGTTTAATAATTCCATCTTCTTtagttttgaaaaatatttggtCCAAAAATTTTTAGGAGATTtacacaaaagaagaaaatgttttGGGAGATTTACACACCGAATAAAATGTGAGAATTATCTTTCAATGACaagtcaaaaaatatatataaatatggacaaaaatgataaatttacCAAAATACCCCTTACATTGTGAAAAATATTTAATCTTTTTCTTCCTTACGCCTCCATAGAGTAAGTTTGCCTTACGCAATCGTTTATGAGGAATGAACCACCAAAATGAAGATTCATGGTAGTCAGACCAAAGCCCAATCATCGCTAATCATCAATGATCACTTGAGTTGTAGAGAGCTTGGCGAAATCACGAATCACGATTCGGAAAAGAGTTCGATTTGGGCAACACCAAtgaccatcaacaccaccaatCAACCCACCAGACCAAGGTGCATCATCTTTGAAACTGGATTTGTGACATGAGTTAAACTGGTTATGGTTTTTGAATCTATTAATATTATCTTTGTTTTGGATTCGTTGATATTATATCTTTTTAGGATCtgttgatattatatctgttatgATATTATATCCATTTTGGATCTGATGATATGATATATGTTTACAAGAAATTCTTATGTTTCGACCTTCATTGTGGTGACATTACCAAATGAAATTATCGTGTTACAGTCttcaaatagatataataaagcatatataataaaaacatTTATATTATAGACAAAAATATATCAGCAAGTcgaacagataacatatcaacaGATCCCATGGATAGAGTGGACTATGGTCGTCCGGCCATCGATCAAGGCTGACAATCCACTAAATAGAAGCGTTGGAGCACCACAACCAACCCCCAACCATCATTCACCGCTGTTAGTTGCTAGTTCCATTGAAATCAGACCTTGAAGTCAAGGCCAACGCCACCGCAAGCAACCACTATGGGAGTGTTGCCCAGAGTTAGGTGCACAATCCCCACCCATTGGCTAGCTGGAATAGTCAGCGGAGGAGCGAGATCCGATTTGGATATCAAATAGAGAAGATGAAGGTATTTCTgtcaagaaaacaaatatttataatttttatccttttatgcaatattattttaatatttagggAGCTCATGGAATAAAACTTATTTGAGTGTCATTATGGGAACAAAACTCTTAATTGAGGACCTTATCTCtaatttttcctattttttatcCTAATTTTAATGTGAATGTTTAATATTTTGGTTTCTATATCTATgttcataataaattaatattcaaCATTAAGTTAAAATGGCAGATATTGTAGAGATATGTAACATTgctcttgttttttttaatattttcttataaaattctttttcttataaaaaaattagttttttttgaaaaggataaaaaaaaaaaaaatagttgatACATGGACTCTACCTCATACTAATGCAAGAAAAatagcaaaaacaaaaacactaaTTTTTTGTATGAAACAACAACACTACATAACAGTTCAAGCTTGGTTTGGgaagataatatttttatgtgtaAACTATGCATTATATAAGTTAGAAATAATGACTATCATTTTTCGGTATTTGGGTttcttatttataaaaatatataatataagaaTTCTATATCTTTAGTTGAATAAAATTATACCAAGTTGTAGATAGTCCAAGTTTATATGTCATTGTAGTATACAAGACCTTATAATAGATATAGTATCATACCATCCATAATTCCTTAAAACTTGCCTAACATCATTAACCTTATATTTTATACTAGTCTATGTTTATAGGATGCTCCGAAAGGaagctcattttttttatataagcgATGCAAATTGATATGTTTTTATGAAAATATCTCCTTTTTGACATATTCTTCAATAAAAACCTATTTATGGCAAGTAATCAAACACCTAggcattaaattttttaatgtgtatatatatatatatatattatatagaacATATAATATTAAATAGATAACTTAATACATGTCTCCTTTAATCCAATAAAATATTAGTTACATAATATGACCCTAAAATAATACATTAATAAACTACAAGCCCAACTGAATAAGTAAACGCAAAAGATAAATGATCCAGCTAATGATGATAATACATATCCCCTTAACCCAATAAAATACTAATCACAAAGAGTCATTTGATAAGGTGttaacaaattaatttttttttttttaaaattagaaCACCTTTCACATACAGTTTCTCATGTCTCTCATGTTCTCCTTCCACGAAGTGTTTGACCGAATTCCCAATGAGATTATTATGTAATATTACCAAAACATAAGAactcgaaaaaaaaaatcaattgtaaTCATGTTATCAAATTTATGAATatgattttttacttttatcttgATGTTAACAAGCGATAAAAAATTCCAGAGGCGCTACCCCAGATCCCCATATAAAATTTCGACCCCCTAATATGCGATGCTAGTTCCGCCCATGTCTacaatgtgtgtgtatatatatatacctcttGAGCGGTTGAATCAGTTATATAGCATACCCATCGCCTAACCGGTATGATTCTAGTATTGATATTTAAAACACTGATCGTAAATACGTATTTGCACTCtactaaaaaaattttgaagctATTACACATTCTTTGTCATTCGTCATTGTGTTGCTACTTCGACATGTTGATTACAATAATTCATCAGTGCCCCTATATgggaattttattatttaagtaCTGATCAGGTAAAAAAAAACTCAGTCTTGATGACGTATCAGGTATTCAAACTAGCATCAGAGGTGACTATCCTGATATCCTTGTCTTCCAGCACAAGAGAAAATGTGAACTATGGCTGGCCCGAATTTGTTCTCGAAGGACCTCTCCGACGGTGATGCTAAGTTAATTCAAGATGCTTTTAGTCAAGAGTGTTCGGATCTCTCTCTTAAGTCTAGCAATCAAGAGTGCAGGGTTCCAGATCATTTACCTGACACTGAAGGTCCTCTTTTGTATGAGTTGGAGAGTTTTTATTTTGGTAGTGTTTGACCATAGGTcctatattttaattttgatgattgatTATCAAAGTTTGATGACTTACGAATGacgatgaatttgattgaaaCTTGATTGGTTCTAATGTTGATTGAATCATACctgtacatatatacaaatgTTTGTTGACCGATTGTCATTTACAAAGTAAATAAGAGCCCGTTTGGTTTGCAACATAATGCAATGATAATGGTAATCCTATTGCATTATAATGTTTGGTACAATTTAACACAGCAATGCAATGGTAATATGGTTAGTTGTAAGTGAAATCCTTATAAAAATAAGGAATCACAATACCAAAATTTTTTATGGTATTCAATTACAATTGCAATTAAACCATCATTTGGACAAAAGAAAGTCTTAACACATTAAtttatgaacattatttgcacacaattttttactaaatacacctcactctagtgtgtttttaaagagttaatggggtgtacttagtaaaaaatgagatgtaaataatgttcatctaacttttttctcaatcttttaagtgtgacaattttttttgtattattatattatttttaaatagaATATATAACTTGAAAATAGGCGTCACAAAATGGCTCGTGTGCGTGGCATGGCAGCCAAAGCACAACCCAAGTCTGAAAGAACATCGGGCTTGGGCAGCCCGAATATTGGTTTGGGCGGGCATGGACCTTAGTTTTGAGCCCGACCCTATGGGCTAAATTCAAGGCAAGGCCGAGCAATGGCCTATCCTAGGCCCAGGCCTGAACCCTACTTGGCCCCGACCAATCTCGAACCCTGACCCAGGCCTGAGCCTGACCTGGGCTTCAACATGGCCTAAGCCTGATTCGAGCCTAAACCCCACCCAGGCTCGATCAGGGCTAGAGCCAGACCCGAACGAGAACTCGTCCTAGACTCAAGTACGAACCCCAGCCTGGGGTCCAATCTTTGCCTCGGCCTGACCAGAGTTGAAAATCCGATATTGGCCCGACCCAAGCCAAAAGTCCGGCTTATAAGCCCGATTTATCTTGGCTCAGACCAGGCTTGagctttcatttttgtcccaaaCCCGACCCGAATGGTCAATCCGGGCTTGGGCACTAAATTTTTGGTCTTGTCTGACCCGATATCGAGACCTAAATATGAACCCTAGaacaagaaaaatgagagaaaagggTCGGCACGCATGTCGTGCGATTATCttagaaaaaactaaaaatggaTTACAATTATGTTTTGTAAACCAAACATCTTAATAGGATTACCTTGTAATCATATTACCACCAATTCTCATTACCACAATTCAATTACTTGTAATGGAAATCCTATTACCATTACAATACAATGAACCAAACGGACCCTAAGGGTATTGAACTTTAGATTGTTAAATCTTAACCAATTCAAGTCTGATTGACTTAAAACTTTAACCATACTCTCATATACATGTATTTCTTAATTTCGAATaagttgaataaaattaagTGCATTTAGAACCTAAACTGATTAGAATATGAAATTGAGTTAATTAGTGTTCCACGCTAGTCCTAGACTTAGGGTCACCATTTGGCCTGCGGGTCGAGACCCTACCCTTGCTCGCGGGCCAATGCCCGGCTCAGGCCCAAAGTTGCATCAAGCTTGGGCAGCCTGGCCTTATGCCTCGAATGGGCCTGAGTTCCATTTCTAGGGTTGAGCTTGGCTCGAAGCCCGACCACTTGGGCAAACTTTGGGCCGGCCCGAGCCTAGACCTTAAAAACGTGACTCTCTTCTCCAGTTCTCTTATCTATAGTCTGCTATCTTCTCTGGTTCTACTTCTTTTCTGCACACTCTTActcatctctctctcctctatgTCTCTCATATCACACCTCGATTTTCATAGGGAAAGGGTACGTGAGGAAATGACAAAAATGCCCCAGGATCATATGATGCACATGGCGCAACATTGCATAGCAATGACATCAACATGTCAAACCAATCCCTAAAATGAAAAATTGCCAAAAGTGGCCCATAAAATTTTCTCAAAAACATAATTAATGCACAAATCATGCAACCTGTCTAATCCATGTACATCACGTACCGAACATCCAAATATGAGAATATCTCATCCGGTGTCTAAACCCCTAAATAATAGAGGATATAATCCAAAAACATATCCATGAATACCATGCCAAACATGATAATAAGTTTAAGAGTGGAATTAACCAATTTCCTAGTAAACAAGGTAATTCTACTTGTAATTCAAGTGTCAATAGAGCAAATGGACTACACCGCATCATGCATCTAACAGTTGCTTCTCAACCTGCTCACCTAAAAACAAAGGTAAACAAGAAACAAGAATAGGGTGAGTCCAATGCCCAGTAGAACATAGAAAGCTTATGACCTGTGTTGAAAAGGAATTAAAAGTAGAATTCGaagacaacaaaaataaatcGAATGTGACAATCTATCAACCATGCTCATGCAATCaatgatatgatattttatcAATGTATGCTCAAATCCAGTGTAATTATTTAGTAAAATAagtacatttcaaacataactagtcaTCGAGGGTATAATAATAACTTGAACAGTCAACCATTTTTTAGCTTTGCCATGATCCTTTACCGGTATTTCACCAACTACCAATTATTGCTTAACTAGGTTATATATGTACACCTAATAGGATATCTGGAGCCTTACTTTAggtataataatatttttgtacatttatttattatatacattacaataaatatatatttaataactTAAATATTT contains:
- the LOC119982396 gene encoding uncharacterized protein LOC119982396, whose protein sequence is MPLTRFAADAFGVVTICLVAILILLGLLCIVYLIYFRARIRSQGFSQLSYFSGPWIVRIILILFAIWWGFGEILRLSLLRREGRLLNALNLKWQENICKGYIVSNLGFAEPCLFLTLIFLLRASLQMESGILNQKGNGRTVGYVLVYCFPVFILQLCVILIGPQLDKDRSSLRKLPHYFTMTADHRGNTNAASDDVAFCTYPLLSTILLGFFATILTLYLFWLGRSILKLVINKGLQKRVYTLIFAVSCFLPLRVLLLGLSVLYHPEHFLFEALAFLAFLALVPCVGVCICVLVYCPVADSLALNLQDLEGRRLITDDHNETISLIANQSHMEESGRISPGRTSDASTKRGSISFRTYERDATSTGTYVELSLFSPGRDTTPPGSPPLLGWPMRPLTQALGS